A genomic segment from Nicotiana sylvestris chromosome 1, ASM39365v2, whole genome shotgun sequence encodes:
- the LOC104213934 gene encoding scopoletin glucosyltransferase, which translates to MGQLHIFFFPVMAHGHMIPTLDMAKLFASRGVKATIITTPLNEFVFSKAIQRNKHLGIEIEIRLIKFPAVENGLPEECERLDQIPSDEKLPNFFKAVAMMQEPLEQLIEECRPDCLISDMFLPWTTDTAAKFNIPRIVFHGTSFFALCVENSVRLNKPFKNVSSDSETFVVPDLPHEIKLTRTQVSPFERSGEETAMTRMIKTVRESDSKSYGVVFNSFYELETDYVEHYTKVLGRRAWAIGPLSMCNRDIEDKAERGKKSSIDKHECLKWLDSKKPSSVVYICFGSVANFTASQLHELAMGVEASGQEFIWVVRTELDNEDWLPEGFEERTKEKGLIIRGWAPQVLILDHESVGAFVTHCGWNSTLEGVSGGVPMVTWPVFAEQFFNEKLVTEVLKTGAGVGSIQWKRSASEGVKREAIAKAIKRVMVSEEADGFRNRAKAYKEMARKAIEEGGSSYTGLTTLLEDISTYSSTGH; encoded by the coding sequence ATGGGTCAGCTCcatattttcttctttcctgtgaTGGCTCATGGCCACATGATTCCTACACTAGACATGGCGAAGCTCTTTGCTTCACGTGGTGTTAAGGCCACTATAATCACAACCCCACTCAATGAATTCGTTTTCTCCAAAGCTATTCAAAGAAACAAGCATTTGGGTATCGAAATCGAAATCCGTTTGATCAAATTCCCAGCTGTTGAAAACGGCTTACCTGAAGAATGCGAACGCCTCGATCAAATCCCTTCAGATGAGAAGCTCCCAAACTTTTTCAAAGCTGTAGCTATGATGCAAGAACCACTAGAACAGCTTATTGAAGAATGTCGCCCCGATTGTCTTATTTCAGATATGTTCCTTCCTTGGACTACTGATACTGCAGCAAAATTTAACATTCCAAGAATAGTCTTTCATGGCACAAGCTTCTTTGCTCTTTGTGTTGAGAATAGCGTCAGGCTAAATAAGCCTTTCAAGAATGTGTCCTCAGATTCTGAAACTTTTGTTGTACCGGATTTGCCTCACGAAATTAAGCTGACCAGAACCCAGGTGTCTCCGTTTGAGCGATCTGGGGAAGAGACGGCTATGACCCGGATGATAAAAACAGTCAGGGAATCAGATTCAAAGAGCTATGGAGTTGTTTTCAACAGTTTCTATGAGCTTGAAACAGATTATGTTGAGCATTATACTAAGGTGCTGGGTAGAAGAGCTTGGGCTATTGGCCCTCTATCGATGTGCAACAGGGACATTGAAGATAAAGCTGAAAGAGGAAAGAAATCCTCTATTGATAAACACGAGTGCTTGAAATGGCTTGATTCGAAGAAACCAAGTTCCGTCGTTTACATTTGTTTTGGAAGCGTAGCGAATTTCACTGCATCACAACTGCACGAACTTGCTATGGGAGTTGAAGCTTCCGGACAAGAATTCATTTGGGTTGTTAGAACAGAACTAGACAACGAAGATTGGTTGCCTGAAGGATTCGAGGAAAGAACGAAAGAGAAAGGTTTAATAATAAGAGGATGGGCACCCCAAGTACTAATTCTTGATCACGAATCTGTGGGAGCTTTTGTTACACATTGTGGTTGGAATTCAACACTAGAAGGAGTTTCAGGAGGGGTTCCAATGGTAACATGGCCTGTATTTGCTGAGCAATTTTTCAATGAGAAGTTAGTGACTGAGGTTTTGAAAACTGGAGCTGGTGTTGGTTCGATACAATGGAAGAGATCAGCTAGTGAAGGAGTGAAAAGAGAAGCAATAGCTAAGGCAATAAAGAGAGTAATGGTGAGTGAAGAAGCAGATGGATTCAGAAACAGAGCTAAAGCGTATAAGGAGATGGCAAGAAAGGCTATTGAAGAAGGAGGGTCATCTTACACTGGATTGACTACTTTGTTGGAAGATATAAGTACATATAGTTCCACTGGTCATTAA